The following coding sequences are from one Nilaparvata lugens isolate BPH chromosome 4, ASM1435652v1, whole genome shotgun sequence window:
- the LOC111052220 gene encoding synaptotagmin-16: MSLAEKGKVGVGVGVGVGVGMSSSASSSCSTTSAEDEAAAGRGSQIRHREITAVGVPPVAAVADVGGSGGVRRPFVASAYSPQPQPQSSIEDDNDEEATPLVPPSTTNNDCIVVVGQEPMFDVADLGVGPESAARCGAIEVAFAYDAPMRKMTLHLLQARHIPTKDRGGSTHTQVRLLLLPSKKQKHKSKIRHGENPQFMESFLFHRVNPEDVNSMGVRIRLYGCERMRRERMIGETAIGFSSVNLELETNIWLCLEPRANITLNSSSCDLLSLARSDSTGSTASMQHGGVPELLIGLAYNGTTGRLAVEIVKGSHFRNLAMTRAPDTYVKLSLVSSSGQEMARSKTSVRRGQPNPLFKETFMFQVALFQLPEVTLMISVYNRRPMKRKEMIGWFSLGLNGSGEEEFSHWEDMRQVRGEQLCRWHVLVDS, from the exons ATGTCGTTGGCGGAGAAGGGGAAGGTAGGGGTAGGAGTAGGTGTTGGGGTTGGGGTGGGGATGAGCAGCAGTGCCAGCAGCAGTTGCAGCACAACCAGCGCCGAAGACGAAGCAGCGGCCGGACGCGGCAGTCAA ATCCGTCACCGCGAAATAACAGCGGTAGGAGTGCCACCAGTGGCGGCAGTGGCCGATGTGGGTGGCAGTGGCGGGGTGCGTCGCCCCTTTGTAGCCTCCGCTTACTCACCGCAGCCGCAGCCGCAGTCCAGCATCGAGGACGACAATGATGAGGAGGCAACGCCTCTTGTGCCACCCTCCACCACCAACAACGAT TGCATAGTGGTGGTGGGCCAGGAGCCGATGTTCGACGTGGCCGATCTGGGCGTGGGGCCGGAGTCTGCGGCCCGCTGCGGTGCCATCGAGGTGGCCTTTGCCTATGACGCACCCATGCGCAAGATGACCTTGCACCTGCTGCAGGCGCGCCACATTCCCACCAAGGACCGCGGCGGCTCCACGCACACCCAA GTGAGATTACTACTTTTACCAAGTAAGAAGCAGAAGCACAAGAGTAAAATAAGACATGGTGAAAATCCACAGTTCATGGAAAGCTTCTTATTTCATCGAGTAAATCCTG AGGACGTGAATAGTATGGGAGTGAGAATAAGATTATATGGCTGTGAAAGAATGAGAAGAGAAAGGATGATTGGAGAAACAGCAATTGGCTTTTCAAGTGTGAATTTGGAATTGGAAACCAACATTTGGCTGTGCCTGGAACCAAgagccaatattaca ttGAACAGCTCGTCTTGTGATCTATTGAGCTTGGCAAGGAGTGACTCGACAGGATCAACAGCCTCAATGCAGCACGGCGGTGTTCCAGAGCTATTGATTGGCCTGGCATATAATGGCACAACAGGGAGACTCGCGGTTGAAATCGTCAAAGGAAGTCACTTTAG GAATCTGGCAATGACAAGAGCGCCGGATACCTACGTTAAATTGAGTTTGGTGAGCAGCAGTGGCCAAGAAATGGCCAGAAGTAAAACTTCAGTGAGACGAGGACAACCGAATCCATTGTTCAAAGAGACTTTCATGTTTCAG GTGGCGTTGTTCCAATTACCAGAAGTGACGCTGATGATATCAGTGTACAACAGACGACCgatgaaaagaaaagaaatgaTCGGATGGTTTTCTCTGGGTCTGAACGGCTCTGGCGAGGAGGAGTTCTCGCACTGGGAGGATATGCGGCAAGTGAGAGGCGAACAGCTTTGTCGTTGGCATGTACTCGTCGATTCCTAA